TTCGCAACCTTGGTCACTATCTCATTAAATACCTCGCTATATTGATCAAGAACTGGCTTAGGGAGAAATCTTTTCATTTCATGTGAAAGAATAAGAATACCTTCTTCTCTGATCCTTTTACTTGCCAAGAGAAGTCTTTCTTTCAATCTCGCAAATGTGCTTCCGTAATCTTCTGCCTTTTGGATAACAAGATCCCAAGGAATTGAGACCTGCTTTTCAATAGCGAGGAAGTAAATATCCCAGATGTCTCTGCCTTTAAGATAAGGTCTGCAACCTAAGGCAGTTATCTTGTCTGCTAGGATCTCTGAGATATCCTCTACTCTTACTACAGGATTAAAAGGTGGATAATCTAGAATTTTTGGTTGATTGCGATAAGATGAAACGTATGCCAGCTCGATGTGGATACGAAGGTTTTGTTCCGGTATATCTGAAATGGTTCTAAGGATAAAACGTTGCATATTCTGATCCTTTTTTTGAATGCGGATTCTGATTTCTTTTAG
The DNA window shown above is from Candidatus Thermoplasmatota archaeon and carries:
- a CDS encoding nucleotidyl transferase AbiEii/AbiGii toxin family protein — translated: MMWEEIVNSGKRRGESIHQVFQEEVQKAILTSLSREEAFNNLVFQGGTLLRLFYGNPRFSEDLDFVLRQKKIFDLTKNLSKIQTFVKDVFPFLKEIRIRIQKKDQNMQRFILRTISDIPEQNLRIHIELAYVSSYRNQPKILDYPPFNPVVRVEDISEILADKITALGCRPYLKGRDIWDIYFLAIEKQVSIPWDLVIQKAEDYGSTFARLKERLLLASKRIREEGILILSHEMKRFLPKPVLDQYSEVFNEIVTKVAKEVESVENV